In Montipora capricornis isolate CH-2021 unplaced genomic scaffold, ASM3666992v2 scaffold_456, whole genome shotgun sequence, a genomic segment contains:
- the LOC138036078 gene encoding uncharacterized protein yields the protein MGTSTATRPRQDPNRTKGSVVQLKRPGTSATWSGTRGGQQAQRGAPASGRVRRLRRDPVAGPSHRGRGSHVSRGRGGGTPRGGQT from the exons ATGGGAACAAGTACGGCTACAAGACCCAGACAAG ATCCAAATCGGACTAAAGGTAGCGTGGTACAGTTAAAAAGGCCTGGCACATCAGCCACTTGGTCTGGTACAAGGGGAGGTCAGCAAGCACAAAGGG GTGCTCCTGCATCTGGCCGAGTGCGAAGACTTAGAAGGGATCCCGTGGCAG GACCCTCTCACCGTGGGCGTGGCAGTCATGTGTCCCGTGGTAGGGGAGGAGGTACCCCCCGAGGTGGACAAACTTGA